Proteins encoded together in one Chryseobacterium sp. G0201 window:
- a CDS encoding alkaline phosphatase family protein — protein MKTKLFSMAVVMSCFLGAQTKKVLFIGIDGCRADVMMSSNTPNIHSLVNQSIYSLDGLCSATTWSGNGWSTMLTGVWHTKHNVQDNNFTSPNYVNYPDFLTRAETYNSNLRTISLAHWAPINDKIIQNADVQTNLGTDLAVKNAAVSALQSDNPDILFVDFDDVDHAGHSYGFSSNVPQYVASMQTTDAYIGEIVNAMKNRSTYNNEDWLVVLTTDHGAVDNGHGGGNLSERDIFTIYSNPNFTPQQISKTIIDTDKTFNQLNFPAGTFAKPANQTPFNFGANQDFTIEFWVKPNVSFSSDPVMISNKNWANGKNKGFVFSGYSGQTFKMNIGDGTNRIDLVGGKMETNQWKHIAATFDRDGLVTLYEDGAPVTFAKMNTIGNIDSGLPFTINQDGTGVYNLNMAASYKDIRVWKSALPNDVLVNWANQNITPSHPYYNQLLANYTCDETSGNTLVDASPNSNNSAITGSPARYLGTTTNFKIYNYLSTTRETDHLPTVLNWMCIPVQPSWGIDGVNRIPVCTNGNLATKDIQTPTNDFVIYPNPASQSINVKFKSDDKEVKVEIIDTKGSIVSSKKINSSNGNFDEKLNLESLSNGVYFIKINGTKKSLSKTFIKK, from the coding sequence TGGCAGTCGTAATGAGCTGTTTTCTTGGAGCTCAGACGAAAAAAGTTCTTTTTATCGGCATCGATGGTTGTCGCGCTGATGTGATGATGTCTTCCAACACGCCAAACATTCACAGCTTGGTCAACCAATCCATTTATTCTCTGGATGGACTCTGCTCAGCCACCACCTGGAGCGGAAACGGCTGGAGCACGATGCTTACAGGCGTTTGGCATACAAAACACAATGTTCAGGACAATAATTTTACAAGTCCAAACTATGTTAACTACCCTGATTTTTTAACAAGAGCAGAAACTTACAATTCAAATCTAAGAACAATTTCTTTGGCTCACTGGGCTCCGATCAACGATAAAATTATTCAGAATGCAGATGTTCAGACTAATTTAGGAACAGATTTAGCGGTAAAAAATGCTGCTGTAAGTGCTTTACAAAGTGATAATCCGGATATTTTATTCGTTGATTTCGATGATGTGGATCATGCAGGGCATTCGTATGGTTTTTCTTCGAATGTGCCGCAATATGTGGCTTCCATGCAGACAACTGACGCTTATATCGGAGAAATTGTCAATGCGATGAAAAATAGATCAACATATAACAATGAAGATTGGTTAGTAGTTTTAACAACAGATCATGGAGCTGTAGACAACGGTCATGGAGGAGGAAATCTTTCAGAAAGAGATATTTTTACGATCTATTCTAATCCGAACTTTACACCTCAACAGATAAGTAAGACAATTATTGATACTGATAAAACATTCAATCAGCTTAATTTTCCTGCAGGAACATTTGCAAAACCAGCTAATCAAACACCTTTTAATTTTGGTGCAAATCAGGATTTTACAATTGAATTTTGGGTAAAACCTAATGTGAGTTTCTCCAGCGATCCGGTGATGATCAGTAATAAAAACTGGGCAAATGGAAAAAATAAAGGATTTGTATTTTCAGGATATTCCGGACAGACTTTTAAAATGAATATTGGTGACGGAACCAACAGAATCGACCTTGTAGGCGGAAAAATGGAAACCAATCAATGGAAGCATATCGCAGCAACCTTCGACAGAGACGGGCTTGTAACGTTATACGAAGATGGCGCTCCCGTAACTTTTGCAAAAATGAATACCATTGGAAATATTGATTCCGGACTTCCTTTTACCATAAATCAGGACGGAACGGGTGTTTATAATCTTAATATGGCAGCTTCATACAAAGATATCAGAGTTTGGAAATCTGCCCTTCCGAATGATGTTCTGGTGAATTGGGCGAATCAGAATATTACCCCTTCTCATCCTTATTATAATCAATTACTGGCAAATTATACATGTGATGAAACATCGGGAAATACTTTGGTAGATGCTAGTCCGAATAGCAATAATTCAGCAATTACAGGCTCTCCCGCTCGTTATCTTGGTACAACTACTAATTTTAAAATATACAATTATCTATCTACGACCAGAGAAACGGATCACTTACCCACTGTTTTAAACTGGATGTGTATTCCTGTTCAACCTTCTTGGGGAATAGATGGAGTGAATAGAATCCCTGTTTGCACAAACGGAAATTTAGCAACTAAAGACATACAAACTCCAACGAATGATTTTGTTATTTATCCGAATCCTGCTAGTCAGAGTATTAATGTAAAATTCAAATCTGATGACAAAGAAGTAAAAGTTGAGATCATTGATACAAAAGGGTCGATTGTTTCATCCAAAAAAATCAATTCCTCCAATGGAAATTTCGATGAAAAACTGAATTTAGAAAGCCTTTCTAATGGAGTTTATTTCATTAAAATTAACGGAACTAAAAAATCACTTTCAAAAACATTTATCAAAAAATAA
- a CDS encoding ABC transporter ATP-binding protein: MSISLNNVNYKINNKTILQNINLSLKQGVYGILGLNGAGKTTLLNVISTLTKPQKGSLSYNNIDVVKNPLILRKDLSYMPQNFGLIPDLTVTQNLMYFGMLKGVSSKTLKENIPNVLEFFNIQHTKDTNVKNLSGGTQQRVALSLALVNDPKVLILDEPTSALDPIERINFYELIKKISDNSIVIVSSHNIYEIEKYVDNIIVLRNGQISFSDTVDQLIPEAVSGLGNSVSQNSLNLEKAFEYFAK; this comes from the coding sequence ATGAGTATATCGCTGAATAATGTTAATTATAAAATTAACAATAAAACCATACTGCAAAACATCAATTTATCGCTGAAACAAGGAGTGTATGGTATTCTGGGTCTAAATGGTGCAGGAAAAACAACTTTATTGAATGTGATATCCACTCTTACAAAACCTCAAAAGGGAAGCTTAAGTTATAATAATATAGATGTTGTGAAAAATCCGTTAATTCTTAGAAAAGATTTGAGTTATATGCCTCAGAATTTTGGATTAATTCCGGATCTGACGGTCACACAAAATCTAATGTATTTCGGAATGCTGAAAGGAGTAAGTTCAAAAACTTTAAAGGAAAATATACCGAATGTTCTCGAATTTTTCAATATTCAACATACGAAAGATACGAATGTGAAAAATCTTTCAGGAGGAACTCAGCAGAGAGTTGCCTTGTCATTGGCTTTAGTAAATGATCCAAAAGTTTTGATTCTTGATGAGCCTACAAGTGCCCTGGATCCTATCGAAAGAATAAATTTCTATGAGCTTATCAAAAAAATATCAGATAATTCAATTGTCATTGTTTCATCTCACAATATTTATGAGATTGAAAAATATGTTGACAATATTATCGTTCTCCGAAACGGACAAATAAGTTTTTCTGATACCGTTGATCAATTAATTCCTGAAGCTGTTTCCGGGCTTGGAAATTCGGTGTCGCAAAACTCTTTGAATCTGGAAAAAGCATTTGAATATTTCGCGAAATAA
- a CDS encoding GLPGLI family protein produces MKKNLSILLIILYVFTNAQARRFFYEFSYKPNKDSSRVEKELTILDITKQKSIYRDYFSVSQDSIIESNIEKMKKTGVQIDLSKFFKNPKFMYKVQKIYPTYEIKYTDLILSDYITYPETDKINWKILNEKGVSTFEKYKIQKATATAWGRKWVAWFTPDIPIQDGPYKFYGLPGLIVKIEDENKNFLWELAGIKNIEKYNELSLNERLKNKKDLVVNKQKFNEMFTDFKTSPLAQVRTKYTSEELNEVGEGGKTLGQKLRDQEEIIKKMIGANNESIELVP; encoded by the coding sequence ATGAAGAAGAACCTTTCAATACTTTTAATAATTCTTTACGTATTTACTAATGCGCAGGCTCGCAGATTCTTTTATGAGTTTTCTTATAAACCAAATAAAGACTCTTCAAGAGTAGAAAAAGAATTAACAATCTTAGATATTACAAAACAGAAATCTATTTATAGAGATTATTTTTCTGTGTCTCAAGATTCAATTATTGAAAGTAATATTGAAAAAATGAAAAAAACGGGTGTACAAATTGATTTGTCTAAGTTTTTTAAGAATCCGAAGTTCATGTATAAGGTTCAAAAGATTTATCCAACTTATGAAATAAAATATACAGACTTAATATTGAGTGACTACATTACTTACCCTGAAACAGACAAAATAAACTGGAAAATTTTAAATGAAAAAGGAGTAAGCACATTCGAAAAATATAAGATTCAGAAGGCAACAGCAACAGCTTGGGGAAGAAAGTGGGTAGCTTGGTTTACTCCGGATATTCCAATTCAGGACGGACCCTATAAGTTTTACGGATTACCAGGTTTAATAGTTAAAATTGAAGATGAAAATAAAAACTTTTTATGGGAGTTGGCAGGTATCAAAAACATAGAAAAATACAATGAATTAAGCCTGAACGAAAGGCTAAAGAACAAAAAAGATCTCGTTGTAAACAAGCAGAAGTTTAATGAAATGTTTACAGATTTTAAGACAAGTCCGTTAGCTCAAGTTAGAACTAAATACACATCAGAGGAGTTAAATGAAGTGGGTGAGGGAGGTAAAACTTTAGGACAGAAATTAAGAGATCAGGAAGAAATAATAAAAAAAATGATTGGTGCCAATAATGAATCCATAGAATTGGTGCCATAA
- a CDS encoding DUF3127 domain-containing protein: MELQGTVKKLFDAQTFASGFQKREMVILTQEQYPQPINIEFLSDKINLLDNLREGENVKVGINIRGREWTSPQGETKYFNSITGWKIEKVMDNGSEPTQASPSQSATPVSNENPFAGDEDDDLPF, encoded by the coding sequence ATGGAATTACAAGGAACGGTAAAGAAACTTTTTGATGCTCAGACATTTGCGAGCGGGTTTCAGAAAAGAGAAATGGTTATTTTGACGCAGGAGCAGTATCCACAGCCGATAAACATAGAATTTTTATCAGATAAGATAAATTTACTAGACAATCTTAGAGAAGGAGAAAATGTAAAGGTGGGAATAAACATCAGAGGAAGAGAATGGACTTCTCCTCAAGGTGAAACTAAATATTTCAACTCTATCACAGGTTGGAAAATTGAGAAAGTTATGGATAACGGTTCAGAACCTACTCAGGCTTCGCCATCTCAATCTGCAACACCGGTTTCTAATGAGAATCCATTTGCTGGAGATGAAGACGATGATTTACCTTTTTAA
- the aat gene encoding leucyl/phenylalanyl-tRNA--protein transferase, with protein sequence MVRLDENEISFPDPELYHGHDGIIAFGGDLSIERIWFAYQLGIFPWYNPDEEILWWCPDPRFVLFTEELKISKSMKKILDRHVFTFTENQNFREVIKSCQEISRKGQSGTWLSDELMESFIQLHEYGLAKSIEVWQDGELVGGFYGLQIGNVFCGESMFAKVSNASKAGFIHFVESNKNNLELIDCQSHTDHLESLGARMIPKKEFLKILHENNERR encoded by the coding sequence ATGGTTCGATTAGACGAAAACGAGATTTCATTCCCCGATCCTGAGCTGTATCATGGCCATGACGGAATTATTGCTTTTGGTGGTGATCTATCTATCGAGCGTATATGGTTTGCCTATCAATTGGGAATTTTCCCTTGGTATAATCCCGATGAAGAAATCCTTTGGTGGTGCCCGGATCCAAGATTTGTTTTATTTACTGAAGAGTTGAAAATCTCAAAATCCATGAAAAAAATACTGGATCGCCATGTTTTTACCTTTACGGAAAACCAAAATTTTAGGGAAGTAATTAAAAGCTGTCAGGAAATAAGCCGAAAAGGACAATCCGGGACGTGGCTTTCGGATGAACTTATGGAATCTTTTATTCAACTTCACGAATACGGGTTAGCAAAAAGCATCGAAGTCTGGCAGGACGGAGAATTGGTTGGAGGATTTTATGGGCTACAAATTGGCAACGTTTTTTGCGGAGAAAGCATGTTTGCAAAAGTGAGCAATGCTTCAAAAGCAGGATTTATCCATTTTGTTGAAAGCAACAAAAACAACCTTGAACTTATTGATTGCCAATCTCATACAGACCACTTAGAAAGTTTAGGCGCCAGAATGATTCCTAAAAAAGAATTTTTAAAAATTTTACACGAAAACAATGAACGCAGATAA
- a CDS encoding DMT family transporter translates to MNADKEKWILLVILSLIWGSSFILIKKSLEHFNPFEVGALRVLIAGIILMPIAISKYKLFPKKHLKWLILAAFTGNFIPMFLFPIAETEVSSSIAGIINSMMPIFVIIVGALVWKFETTKQQIIGVFISFTGVCLLAFGGGDGTTFKLIPILLLLLATLCYALSTTTVKSKLMEVSSTVLSAFVFSFVLFFPSLIALSFTGFFSDFSFSKDNLTGLMFVSLLSIFGTGLAMMMNYRLLKVSTPLFASTVTLLMPIVAIIWGTLDGEKLTVLQFIGASVIIAGLIFLRAKPAIKK, encoded by the coding sequence ATGAACGCAGATAAAGAAAAATGGATTCTTTTGGTCATACTCAGTCTTATTTGGGGCTCATCTTTTATTTTAATTAAAAAATCTTTAGAACATTTTAATCCTTTTGAAGTGGGAGCATTAAGGGTTCTTATTGCCGGAATTATTTTAATGCCGATCGCCATTTCTAAATATAAATTATTTCCTAAAAAACATCTGAAATGGTTAATTTTAGCGGCATTCACAGGTAACTTTATCCCAATGTTTTTATTTCCCATCGCGGAAACTGAAGTCAGCAGCAGTATTGCTGGAATTATCAATTCAATGATGCCTATTTTTGTCATTATTGTAGGTGCCTTGGTCTGGAAGTTCGAAACCACAAAACAACAGATAATCGGTGTGTTTATAAGCTTTACAGGAGTTTGTTTACTCGCTTTTGGAGGTGGTGACGGTACAACTTTTAAGCTTATTCCTATCCTACTTCTATTATTGGCAACATTATGCTACGCACTAAGTACAACAACGGTAAAATCTAAGCTGATGGAAGTCTCTTCCACTGTATTATCCGCTTTTGTATTTTCTTTTGTATTATTTTTTCCTTCATTAATTGCTTTAAGCTTCACAGGATTCTTTTCAGACTTCAGTTTTTCGAAGGATAATCTGACGGGATTAATGTTTGTGAGCTTATTGTCGATCTTCGGAACAGGATTAGCAATGATGATGAATTACAGATTACTGAAAGTCTCGACTCCCCTTTTTGCTTCAACAGTAACTCTGTTAATGCCTATTGTTGCTATAATTTGGGGCACTTTAGATGGCGAAAAATTAACTGTCTTGCAATTTATAGGCGCAAGTGTAATTATTGCCGGATTGATCTTTTTAAGAGCCAAACCTGCTATAAAAAAATAA
- a CDS encoding tetratricopeptide repeat protein, producing MEEYFGNELVKKFEEMMENNDEFYFDTEELEDIIVYYLELGDFNYADNAVNYGLKLHPNSLDIKIKKLEVLLEWEEYNAAKELIDELKASSMENTDFLVCYAKYYSNLGNPKRSIEICKKALELKEEENFLHNFIADEYVNLGDPFNALKHYKKALKEDPTDEYPLENAMICFSELNKSEEAIAFLNEYLDDFAYSETAWFEYGQFYFNRKNYEEAIKGFDYLLAINSSAVGVYANKAACYEALGQYKKSIEIYEEMLELEYTKAFTFYKIGLCYKALKQPIMALNSFQRSLREDPQFYLSMMEQSYLYEEMGGMSEALHFAKEATHLNENNLDYQKRLAFLFIDSGKFEESLACLKKLVEAEPSRFYNWYAYSEVLMLLGEYDETVTLLNAAVVSHNRAELYYQLSNCYFNLKNQEKGIESLQLALNLDPTLAPDMQKKYPYIKDEVKKAKAKVRKKN from the coding sequence TTGGAAGAATATTTTGGAAATGAACTTGTGAAAAAGTTCGAAGAAATGATGGAAAATAATGATGAATTCTACTTTGATACAGAAGAGTTGGAGGATATTATTGTTTATTATCTGGAGTTGGGCGACTTTAATTATGCTGATAATGCAGTAAATTATGGTCTTAAGCTTCATCCTAATTCTTTGGACATCAAGATTAAAAAACTTGAAGTTCTTTTAGAATGGGAAGAGTATAATGCGGCGAAAGAGCTTATTGACGAGTTGAAGGCTTCATCTATGGAGAATACAGACTTTTTGGTTTGCTATGCAAAGTATTATTCGAATTTAGGAAACCCTAAAAGATCCATTGAAATCTGTAAAAAGGCATTAGAATTAAAAGAAGAAGAGAATTTTCTTCACAATTTTATTGCAGATGAATATGTGAACTTAGGAGATCCTTTTAACGCTCTTAAACATTACAAAAAAGCATTAAAAGAAGATCCAACAGACGAATATCCGCTGGAAAATGCCATGATCTGCTTTAGTGAACTGAACAAGAGTGAGGAGGCAATTGCCTTTCTGAATGAATATTTAGATGATTTTGCTTATTCTGAAACCGCTTGGTTTGAATATGGACAGTTTTATTTCAACAGAAAGAATTACGAGGAAGCGATAAAAGGATTTGATTACTTATTGGCAATCAATTCATCTGCCGTTGGAGTTTATGCCAATAAAGCAGCTTGTTATGAGGCTTTAGGTCAATACAAAAAATCAATTGAGATTTATGAAGAAATGCTCGAGTTGGAATATACAAAAGCGTTTACATTTTATAAAATTGGTTTATGTTATAAAGCTTTAAAACAGCCGATTATGGCTTTGAACTCGTTCCAGAGATCACTGAGAGAAGACCCTCAGTTTTATCTTTCTATGATGGAGCAGTCGTATTTATACGAAGAAATGGGTGGAATGTCGGAAGCTTTGCATTTTGCAAAAGAAGCTACTCATCTGAATGAAAATAATCTTGATTATCAAAAAAGATTAGCATTTTTATTTATTGATTCCGGGAAATTTGAAGAAAGTCTTGCTTGCTTGAAAAAGCTTGTTGAAGCAGAGCCTTCAAGATTCTATAATTGGTATGCTTATTCCGAAGTATTAATGCTTTTGGGAGAATATGATGAAACTGTTACGCTTTTAAATGCAGCGGTAGTTTCACATAACAGAGCAGAATTATATTATCAGTTAAGCAACTGTTATTTTAACCTGAAAAATCAGGAAAAAGGAATTGAATCTCTCCAACTGGCATTAAACCTGGATCCTACTCTTGCGCCGGATATGCAGAAAAAATATCCTTACATCAAAGATGAGGTGAAAAAGGCTAAAGCTAAAGTGAGAAAGAAAAATTAG
- the glmM gene encoding phosphoglucosamine mutase, translating to MSLIKSISGIRGTIGGKVNDNLTPLDVVKFASAFGTWLQNNKNKKDLTLIIGRDARISGSMVNSLVTATLQGLGINVVDLGLSTTPTVEIMVPELKADGGIILTASHNPKQWNALKLLNEKGEFITGENGAEVLALAESEDFNYAEVDDLGKYETRDDAFDIHIQQILDLPMVDVEAIKAKKFKVVLDAVNSTGGIAIPMLLDKLGCETVKLYCEPNGQFPHNPEPLKEHLGDICELIKKEGADVGVVVDPDVDRLALIDENGEMFGEEYTLVAVADYLLKNKNGVAISNLSSSRALRDVAQSHNSEYFASAVGEVNVVTLMKEKNAVIGGEGNGGIIYPELHYGRDSLVGVALFLTHLAKENKTVSELRAGYPSYFMGKKKIELTPEINVDDILFKMEKEYQNENVSTIDGVKIDFENNWVHLRKSNTEPIIRIYTEAKSQEEADKLGDDIIAKIKSLI from the coding sequence ATGTCGTTAATCAAGTCTATTTCAGGGATTAGAGGTACAATTGGAGGGAAAGTAAATGATAATTTGACGCCGCTTGATGTGGTAAAATTTGCGTCTGCTTTCGGAACATGGCTTCAGAATAATAAAAATAAAAAAGATTTAACTTTAATCATTGGTCGTGATGCAAGAATTTCCGGTTCAATGGTTAACTCACTGGTTACAGCAACGTTACAAGGACTGGGGATCAATGTGGTTGATCTTGGACTTTCTACTACGCCAACGGTTGAGATTATGGTTCCTGAGTTGAAAGCAGACGGAGGAATTATCCTTACCGCTTCTCACAACCCAAAACAATGGAATGCGCTTAAATTATTAAATGAAAAAGGAGAATTCATCACCGGAGAAAACGGAGCAGAAGTGCTAGCTTTGGCCGAAAGTGAAGATTTCAATTATGCCGAAGTTGATGATTTAGGCAAGTATGAAACAAGAGATGATGCTTTTGATATTCATATTCAGCAGATTTTGGATTTACCGATGGTAGATGTAGAAGCAATTAAGGCTAAAAAATTCAAAGTGGTTTTAGATGCAGTAAATTCTACGGGAGGTATTGCGATTCCGATGCTTTTAGATAAATTAGGTTGTGAGACCGTAAAATTATATTGCGAACCAAACGGACAGTTTCCACACAATCCTGAACCGCTGAAAGAGCATTTGGGAGACATTTGTGAATTAATTAAAAAAGAAGGTGCCGATGTTGGGGTTGTTGTAGATCCCGATGTTGACAGATTAGCCCTGATCGATGAAAATGGCGAAATGTTTGGTGAAGAATACACGTTAGTTGCCGTTGCAGATTATTTATTGAAAAATAAAAATGGCGTGGCAATTTCAAATCTTTCTTCAAGCCGTGCTTTAAGAGATGTTGCGCAGAGCCACAATTCAGAATATTTTGCTAGTGCTGTAGGAGAAGTAAACGTTGTTACTTTAATGAAGGAGAAAAATGCAGTGATCGGAGGCGAAGGAAACGGAGGAATTATTTATCCTGAACTACATTACGGAAGAGATTCTTTGGTGGGTGTTGCTTTATTTTTAACTCATTTAGCTAAAGAAAACAAAACTGTTTCTGAGCTAAGAGCTGGATATCCAAGCTATTTCATGGGTAAAAAGAAAATCGAATTAACACCGGAGATCAACGTAGATGATATTTTATTTAAAATGGAAAAAGAATATCAAAACGAAAACGTTTCTACGATTGACGGAGTAAAAATAGACTTTGAAAACAACTGGGTTCACCTTCGTAAATCGAATACAGAGCCGATTATCAGAATTTATACAGAAGCTAAATCTCAGGAAGAAGCTGACAAACTAGGAGATGATATCATCGCTAAAATTAAAAGTTTGATTTAA
- a CDS encoding DUF4421 family protein yields the protein MKKTTHFLLCCLLGFFVNAQKQTDSTKIISYEDQVMVRLNFDTNIEDYIATYKDEEFSRTKFSINNNISTSLSLDYKIISASFSFAPNFIPGNNDNNLKGKSSYSDIRFRFFPKSFIQTVYYRNMKGFYLKNTKDFDPDWQKGKDPYLQLPDLRIQSFGGITAYSFNKDFSLKSIYYQREWQKESNGSFVPALEYDLTFFKNKDTDDLKSVETQFNLGANLAYYYNWVVTKNVNISPFAFAGIGGKWSSYQEDLENGSKSEKEKNKYFTKKFGGGIHVGYNSERFLFGGKLNFMSYNYKQDAESRVQNNNTYGLIYVGYRFAPPKVVKNSYNKIQKRVPIL from the coding sequence TTGAAAAAAACAACACACTTCCTGCTATGTTGTCTTTTAGGATTTTTTGTAAATGCTCAAAAACAGACAGACAGCACCAAAATCATTTCCTATGAAGATCAGGTGATGGTCAGATTGAATTTTGACACGAATATTGAGGACTACATTGCTACTTATAAGGACGAAGAATTTTCCAGAACCAAATTTTCTATTAATAATAACATCAGTACCTCTTTATCACTTGATTATAAGATCATAAGTGCCTCTTTCTCATTTGCTCCAAATTTTATTCCCGGAAATAATGACAATAATTTGAAGGGTAAAAGTTCTTATTCCGATATTAGATTCAGATTTTTTCCTAAAAGCTTTATTCAGACTGTTTATTATAGAAACATGAAGGGGTTTTATTTGAAAAACACGAAGGATTTCGATCCTGATTGGCAAAAAGGAAAAGATCCTTACTTACAGCTTCCTGATTTAAGAATTCAAAGTTTTGGAGGAATTACTGCTTATTCTTTCAATAAAGATTTTTCTTTAAAAAGTATTTATTATCAGAGAGAATGGCAGAAAGAAAGCAACGGAAGTTTTGTTCCGGCTTTGGAATATGATCTTACTTTTTTTAAAAATAAAGATACCGACGATCTAAAAAGCGTAGAAACACAGTTTAATCTTGGAGCCAATCTTGCGTATTATTACAATTGGGTGGTGACGAAAAATGTTAATATTTCACCTTTTGCATTTGCAGGCATTGGAGGTAAATGGTCTAGTTATCAGGAAGATTTAGAAAATGGTTCGAAATCCGAGAAAGAAAAAAATAAATATTTCACAAAAAAATTCGGTGGTGGAATTCATGTAGGTTACAACTCAGAAAGGTTTTTGTTTGGAGGGAAGTTGAATTTTATGTCATATAATTACAAACAGGATGCTGAGTCTCGAGTTCAAAACAATAATACGTACGGGTTAATCTATGTCGGGTATCGTTTTGCACCCCCAAAAGTTGTGAAAAACAGTTACAATAAAATCCAAAAAAGGGTTCCGATTTTATAA